From Ascaphus truei isolate aAscTru1 chromosome 20, aAscTru1.hap1, whole genome shotgun sequence, one genomic window encodes:
- the PSMB8 gene encoding proteasome subunit beta type-8, translated as MALVDVCGGNTGWELPLGYPSSDTGAEPGPTHYSFGMRSPQLALPLGLQPAPFLSRLERGRDGVKITPAHGTTTLAFKFKHGVIVAVDSRASAGKYIATLEVNKVIEINPYLLGTMSGSAADCQYWERMLAKECRLYQLRNNERISVSAASKLLCNMMLQYRGMGLSVGSMVCGWDKKGPGLYYVDDNGTRLSGDIFSTGCGNSYAYGVMDSGYRYDLTPQEAYDLGRRAIAHATHRDAYSGGVVNLYHMREDGWIKISKDDVAELIHKYLSENHRGGGESISQ; from the exons ATGGCTCTGGTGGACGTGTGTGGGGGCAATACGGGCTGGGAGCTGCCCCTGGGGTATCCCTCCAGTGACACGGGCGCAGAGCCCGGTCCTACGCATTACAGCTTCGGGATGAGAAGCCCTCAGCTGGCACTGCCCCTGGGGTTACAG CCGGCTCCTTTCCTGAGCAGGTTGGAGCGGGGTCGGGACGGGGTGAAGATTACACCTGCACACGGAACCACCACGCTGGCCTTCAAGTTTAAACACGGAGTTATCGTGGCTGTGGATTCCAGGGCATCAGCAGGGAAATATATTG CCACTCTGGAAGTAAATAAAGTGATCGAGATTAACCCTTACCTGCTGGGGACGATGTCCGGGAGTGCGGCCGACTGCCAGTACTGGGAGAGAATGCTGGCTAAAGAGTGCAG gttATACCAGCTGAGGAATAACGAGCGTATTTCCGTGTCAGCGGCCTCCAAGCTCCTGTGTAACATGATGCTGCAGTACAGAGGGATGGGACTGTCTGTCGGTAGCATGGTCTGCGGGTGGGATAAGAAG GGCCCCGGCCTGTATTACGTGGATGATAACGGGACACGGTTATCGGGTGACATCTTCTCCACCGGCTGTGGGAACTCCTACGCGTATGGGGTGATGGACAGCGGCTACCGCTATGACCTGACCCCGCAGGAGGCGTATGACCTGGGACGCAGAGCTATCGCTCACGCCACGCACCGCGACGCCTACTCCGGAGGAGTCGTCAACT TATATCACATGCGTGAAGACGGGTGGATAAAAATCAGCAAAGATGACGTAGCCGAACTGATCCACAAGTACCTGTCGGAGAACCACAGAGGAGGCGGGGAGAGTATCTCTCAGTGA